One segment of Takifugu rubripes chromosome 5, fTakRub1.2, whole genome shotgun sequence DNA contains the following:
- the gys1 gene encoding glycogen [starch] synthase, muscle, producing MPLARSLSVTSLSGLEEWDEEFDLEDAVLFEIAWEVANKVGGIYTVIQTKARLTAEEWGENYFLVGPYVESNVRTQVELIEPPTPILRRTIDKMNSRGCKIYFGRWLIEGSPYVILIDVGFTAWSLDTWKSELWDISGIGVPWFDREANDAVLFGFLTAWLLGEYAAQSEEPHIVAHFHEWLAGLGLVLCRQRQLPVATIFTTHATLLGRYLCAGNVDFYNKLSEFNVDKEAGDRQIYHRYCIERAAAHCAHVFSTVSKITAIEAEHLLKRKPDIITPNGLNVKKFSAMHEFQNLHAQSKNRIQEFVRGHFYGHLDFNLDKCLFLFIAGRYEFSNKGADLFLESLARLNYLLRVSHSDLTVIAFFIMPARTNNFNVETLKGQAVRKQLWDTAQTVKERFGKKLYESLLVGQLPDVSKMLDKEDFTIMKRAIFATQRQCQPPICTHNMLEDASDPILNSVRRIGLFNSSSDRVKIIFHPEFLSSTSPLLPMDYEDFVRGCHLGVFPSYYEPWGYTPAECTVMGIPSISTNLSGFGCFMEEHIADPSAYGIYILDRRFRGVDESCNQLTSFLFQFCKQSRRQRIIQRNRTERLSDLLDWRYLGRYYISARHMALAKAFPDIYQYELNEPTSTSGFRYPRPASVPPSPALSRHSSPHHSEAEDNDEDESYDEDLEAEKDRVNIRQPFVVPFKNKSSLFVTNGDGEGDATEKN from the exons ATGCCACTGGCCCGCAGCCTGTCCGTCACGTCCCTCTCAGGCCTGGAGGAGTGGGACGAGGAGTTTGATTTAGAAGACGCCGTTCTCTTTGAAATTGCGTGGGAGGTCGCCAACAAAG TTGGAGGCATCTACACCGTCATCCAGACGAAAGCTCGCCTGACCGCCGAGGAATGGGGGGAGAACTATTTCCTGGTGGGCCCCTACGTGGAGAGCAACGTGCGCACTCAGGTGGAGCTGATCGAGCCCCCGACCCCTATACTGAGGAGAACCATTGACAAGATGAACTCCAGAGGGTGTAAG ATCTACTTTGGGAGGTGGCTGATAGAGGGCAGCCCTTACGTTATTCTGATAGACGTTGGGTTCACCGCCTGGTCTCTGGACACCTGGAAGAGCGAGCTGTGGGACATCAGTGGCATTGGTGTGCCGTGGTTTGACCGTGAGGCCAATGACGCCGTGCTATTTGGCTTCCTGACAGCGTGGCTGCTCGGAGAG TATGCTGCGCAAAGCGAGGAGCCGCACATTGTGGCTCATTTCCATGAGTGGTTGGCAGGCCTGGGCCTAGTTCTGTGCAGACAGAGGCAGCTGCCTGTTGCCACCATCTTCACCACCCACGCCACACTGCTGGGACGCTACCTGTGTGCTGGGAATGTGGACTTCTACAACAAGCTTTCCGAG TTCAATGTGGATAAGGAAGCCGGCGATAGACAGATCTACCACCGCTACTGCATAGAGCGGGCGGCCGCCCACTGCGCCCACGTCTTCAGCACCGTGTCAAAGATCACTGCCATAGAGGCAGAGCACCTGCTGAAAAGGAAACCAG ACATCATCACTCCTAACGGGCTCAACGTAAAGAAGTTCTCCGCCATGCACGAGTTTCAGAACCTCCACGCTCAGAGCAAGAATCGAATTCAGGAGTTTGTCAGAGGACATTTTTATGG GCACCTTGACTTCAACCTGGATAAATGTCTGTTCCTCTTCATCGCTGGGAGGTATGAGTTCTCTAACAAAGGTGCTGACCTCTTCTTGGAATCTCTGGCCCGCCTCAACTATCTGCTTCGA GTCAGTCACAGCGACCTGACGGTTATTGCCTTCTTCATTATGCCCGCCCGAACAAACAACTTCAACGTGGAGACGTTGAAGGGCCAAGCAGTCAGGAAACAGCTTTG GGACACTGCTCAGACCGTGAAGGAACGTTTCGGAAAGAAACTATACGAGTCACTTCTCGT TGGACAGCTGCCTGATGTGTCCAAGATGCTGGATAAAGAGGACTTCACCATAATGAAGCGTGCCATCTTTGCAACTCAGAGACAGTGCCAGCCCCCCATCTGCACCCACAACATGCTTGAGGACGCCAGTGACCCCATCCTAAACTCCGTTCGACGCATCGGCCTCTTTAACAGCTCCTCTGACCGTGTCAAA atTATCTTTCATCCGGAGTTTCTTTCATCCACTTCTCCTCTACTTCCCATGGATTATGAGGACTTTGTGCGAGGTTGCCACCTGGGCGTCTTCCCCTCTTACTATGAGCCTTGGGGCTACACGCCAG CCGAGTGCACCGTCATGGGAATCCCATCAATCTCAACAAACCTGTCAGGCTTTGGCTGTTTCATGGAGGAACACATCGCGGACCCATCAGCATATG GTATTTACATCCTGGACCGGAGGTTTCGAGGAGTCGACGAGTCCTGCAATCAGctcacttccttcctgtttcAGTTCTGTAAGCAGAGTCGGCGCCAGAGGATCATCCAGCGGAACCGAACCGAGCGCCTGAGCGACCTGCTGGACTGGCGATACCTCGGCAGA TATTACATATCTGCACGTCACATGGCCCTGGCTAAAGCATTTCCTGACATCTACCAGTATGAGCTCAATGAGCCAACCTCA ACGTCCGGCTTCCGCTACCCCAGACCAGCCTCCGTGCCCCCATCTCCAGCACTGTCTCGCcactcctccccccaccacagCGAAGCCGAGGACAACGACGAAGACGAAAGCTACGACGAGGACCTGGAGGCTGAGAAGGACCGGGTGAACATCCGCCAGCCCTTCGTCGTGCCCTTCAAAAACAAGTCCTCCCTCTTTGTCACCAATGGCGATGGCGAGGGTGACGCCACTGAGAAAAACTGA
- the pold1 gene encoding DNA polymerase delta catalytic subunit yields MEFKRRNNDSLMGGAPQSKWAKKNTEWEDSPSQFEEELSMFLDADMDIEDQEGQASHDVIPVGDLFTTDLNPRWRRPPAPALDPSTDTLVFQQIDLDYYLGVTAAGMPGQSQGKAPIVRMFGVTDNGNSVCCHIHGFAPYFYVPAPNGFTSAHLGEFQKELNSAVLKDMRSNKDNISVTVLAVDIARKENMYGYHGKRILDFLRITMAMPRLIAPAKRLLEQGLKFGPFPLHYYQAFEANIDFEIRFMVDTNVVGCCWIELPKGKYRVREENDLLVTDSQCLGKVSFCQYEVDIGWTDFISHPAEGDWQRIAPLRVLSFDIECAGRKGIFPEADKDPVIQIASMVQRQGETEPFIRTVFTLQSCASIVGSQILCFTQETKLLQSWAEFLRTVDPDIITGYNIQNFDFPYLLNRAATLKVNPFPYLGRIRNSKSVLRDLNFQSKQMGRRENKTMNMEGRVQFDLLQVLLRDYKLRSYTLNAVSFHFLQEQKEDVQHSIITDLQNGNEQTRRRLAVYCLKDAYLPLRLLQKLMCVINYMEMARVTGVPLTYLLSRGQQIKVVSQLLRQAMKQDLVMPVVKTEGGEDYTGATVIEPEKGYYSIPIATLDFSSLYPSIMMAHNLCYTTLLQNTQDKDSLSPEDFIKTPTGNFFVKSSVRKGLLPEILENLLSARKRAKAELKKETDPFKRQVLDGRQLALKISANSVYGFTGAQVGKLPCLEISQSVTGFGRQMIEQTKQLVESKYTISNGYQADAKVIYGDTDSVMVKLGVATVNEAMSIGREAAEWVSSHFISPIKLEFEKVYYPYLLINKKRYAGLYFSSSADTHDKMDCKGIETVRRDNCPLVANLINTCLQKILIDRDPQGAVDHAKEVISDLLCNRIDISQLVITKELTRTAQEYAGKQAHVELAERMRKRDAGSAPNLGDRVPYVITKAAKGAAAYMKSEDPIYVLENSIPIDTQYYLEQQLSKPLLRIFEPILGESKAESVLLKGDHTRCKTVLTSKVGGLMAFAQKRSTCIGCRAVLKTDAAVCDFCKKKESELYQKEIYHLNTLEERFSRLWTQCQRCQGSLHEDVLCTSRDCPIFYMRKKVQKDLDDQSKLVSRFGW; encoded by the exons ATGGAGTTTAAACGGCGCAATAATGACTCCTTAATGGGAGGTGCTCCTCAGTCCAAATGGGCTAAAAAGAACACTGAATGGGAGGACAGTCCATCACAGTTTGAAGAGGAATTGTCAATGTTTCTTGACGCAGATATGGATATAGAGGATCAGGAGGGGCAAGCCAGCCATGATGTTATTCCTGTTG GCGACCTATTCACTACAGACCTCAACCCTCGTTGGAGgaggcctcctgctcctgcactCGACCCATCAACTGACACTTTGGTCTTCCAGCAGATTGATTTAGATTATTATTTAG GGGTGACAGCGGCAGGCATGCCCGGCCAATCACAGGGGAAAGCCCCAATTGTTCGAATGTTTGGGGTGACAGACAATGGCAACAGCGTGTGTTGCCACATCCATGGTTTTGCACCTTATTTCTATGTTCCTGCTCCAAACG GTTTCACATCTGCTCACCTGGGTGAATTCCAAAAAGAGTTGAATTCTGCTGTTCTGAAGGACATGAGGTCCAACAAAGACAACATTTCAGTCACGGTGTTGGCCGTGGATATCGCCCGCAAAGAGA acatGTATGGTTACCACGGGAAACGTATTCTTGATTTCCTTCGGATAACCATGGCGATGCCTCGTCTCATAGCTCCAGCCAAGAGACTGCTCGAGCAAGGCCTCAAGTTTGGACCCTTTCCCCTACATTATTATCAGGCTTTTGAGGCCAACATAGATTTTGAGATAAG GTTTATGGTGGACACTAATGTGGTGGGATGCTGCTGGATTGAACTACCTAAAGGAAAGTATAGAGTGCGAGAAGAGAATGATCTGTTGGTCACTGATTCCCAGTGCCTGGGCAAG GTGTCCTTTTGTCAGTATGAAGTGGATATTGGGTGGACTGATTTCATAAGCCACCCAGCAGAGGGAGATTGGCAGAGGATTGCACCACTCCGAGTCCTAAGCTTTGACATCGAGTGTGCAGGAAGAAAAG GAATCTTTCCTGAAGCTGACAAGGACCCCGTGATTCAGATCGCTTCCATGGTGCAGCGACAAGGCGAGACGGAGCCCTTCATTCGCACAGTGTTCACCCTCCAGTCCTGCGCCAGCATTGTGGGCTCCCAGATCTTGTGTTTCACACAGGAGACCAAGCTACTGCAG AGCTGGGCCGAGTTTTTGAGGACGGTGGACCCTGATATCATTACTGGATACAATATCCAAAACTTTGACTTTCCCTACCTGCTTAACAGAGCAGCTACTCTAAAG GTGAACCCTTTTCCCTACCTTGGTCGGATACGGAATAGCAAATCAGTTCTGCGTGATCTGAACTTCCAAAGCAAACAGATGGGCCGCAGAGAGAACAAAACCATGAACATGGAGGGCCGGGTTCAGTTCGACCTGCTACAG GTCCTCCTCAGGGACTACAAACTACGCTCTTATACACTAAACGCAGTCAGTTTTCACTTCTTGCAAGAACAGAAAGAGGACGTGCAGCACTCCATCATCACTGATCTGCAG AACGGTAATGAACAGACGCGCCGTCGTTTGGCCGTCTACTGCCTCAAAGACGCCTACCTCCCGCTGCGCCTGCTGCAGAAACTGATGTGCGTCATTAATTACATGGAGATGGCCAGAGTGACGGGGGTTCCTCTCACCTACCTGCTGTCAAGGGGACAGCAGATCAAAGTTGTCTCTCAGCTCCTTCGCCAG GCCATGAAGCAGGACCTGGTGATGCCTGTGGTCaagacagaaggaggagaagactaCACTGGCGCCACTGTCATTGAGCCGGAGAAGGG GTATTACAGCATTCCTATTGCCACCCTGGATTTCTCTTCTctgtatccatccatcatgaTGGCCCACAATCTGTGCTATACCACGCTGCTGCAGAACACCCAAGATAAAGACAG CCTTTCGCCGGAAGACTTCATCAAGACTCCAACTGGTAATTTTTTTGTGAAGAGCTCTGTGAGGAAAGGACTTTTACCTGAAATCCTGGAGAATCTGCTGTCGGCTAGAAAGAG GGCCAAAGCAGAGCTAAAGAAGGAAACCGACCCATTTAAGCGGCAGGTGCTGGACGGCCGACAGCTTGCTCTGAAAATCAGCGCCAACTCAGTTTACGGCTTCACCGGTGCGCAGGTGGGCAAACTGCCCTGCCTTGAGATCTCACAG AGCGTCACTGGTTTTGGAAGACAGATGATTGAACAAACCAAACAGCTGGTGGAGTCTAAATACACGATTTCCAACGGTTACCAAGCCGATGCCAAG GTTATTTATGGAGATACTGACTCGGTCATGGTTAAGCTCGGAGTTGCCACGGTAAATGAGGCCATGAGTATCgggagggaggcagcagagTGGGTATCCTCCCACTTTATTTCACCCATCAAACTGGAGTTTGAGAAG GTCTATTACCCGTATCTGCTAATCAACAAGAAGCGATACGCAGGCCTCTACTTTTCATCCAGTGCGGACACACATGACAAGATGGACTGCAAGGGTATCGAGACTGTCCGCAGAGacaactgccccctggtggccaatcTCATCAATACCTGCCTGCAGAAGATCCTCATAGACAG GGATCCCCAGGGTGCTGTAGATCACGCTAAAGAGGTGATCTCAGACCTCCTCTGCAATCGCATCGACATCAGCCAGCTCGTGATCACCAAGGAACTAACGCGTACTGCCCAGGAGTACGCGGGCAAACAGGCGCACGTGGAGCTGGCAGAGAG AATGAGAAAAAGAGATGCAGGCAGCGCTCCAAACCTGGGAGACCGGGTCCCATACGTGATCACCAAGGCTGCGAAAGGAGCAGCAGCGTACATGAAGTCAGAG GATCCAATCTATGTGCTGGAGAACTCCATTCCCATCGACACGCAGTACTACCTGGAGCAACAGCTGTCTAAGCCCCTGCTCCGGATATTTGAACCCATCCTAGGAGAGAGCAAAGCTGAGAGTGTCCTGCTCA AGGGCGATCACACGCGCTGCAAGACCGTGTTGACCTCAAAAGTCGGAGGCCTCATGGCATTTGCTCAGAAGAGGAGCACCTGTATCGGCTGCCGAGCTGTGCTGAAGACAgatg CGGCTGTGTGCGATTTCTGCAAGAAAAAGGAGTCTGAACTGTACCAGAAGGAG ATTTATCACCTGAATACATTGGAGGAGCGTTTCTCTCGCCTGTGGACTCAGTGTCAGCGTTGTCAAGGTTCCCTCCACGAGGATGTGCTCTGTACCAG CCGAGACTGTCCCATCTTTTACATGAGGAAGAAGGTCCAGAAGGACTTGGATGACCAGAGCAAGCTGGTGTCCCGCTTTGGATGGTGA